The Kiritimatiellales bacterium region GATTTTCCGCAGCCACATGGAAAACCCGCAGCCCTGCCGGTGGCGGTTTGACCGTGAAGGCGATGAGCGCCCGCCGCGCGCCGACGACGGCACTGCCGCCATGTCCGTGCGGATTAATGACGACTGGTACAGCTGGAAATCCTGGGTGTTTGATAAAGAGCAGGCGCCGCACGGCCCGATGCTGTTTGAAATGACGCACTTCACCGATTTGTGCAACTGGTTTCTGGCGGCTGAGCCGGTTGAAGTGATGGCGATGGAACAGGGCATGCTCAATCACGGAATTATCATCCGCTATAAAACCGGAGAAATCGCCACACTGCTGATGGGCGCCAACGGAACATTCGGCTATCCGAAAGAGCTGTATGAAATGTTCGGCAACGGAGCGGCGGTCGTTGTCGACCACATGCTGGAAGTCCGCACCGCCGGAATTACGAATGCGCCGGCGCGTATCATTTATCCGATGCTGAACGATCATCATCCGGACATCGGCCAAGAAGGCGGACTGTTCGGCTGGCTGGAGAAAAAAGCAGCGGCGTGTGAGGATGTGATAAAAACCGGCGATCCGATGGCACAGTTTACTGCCGAGCCGGACAAGGGTCACGCGCATGCCATCGACCGGTTTGTGGAGCAGATTCACGGTTGCGGACCGGTGGTGTGCGGCATTGACGACACTGTTAGCGCAACGCTGGTGGCATTCGCCGCCATCCGTTCTGCACATGAAAACCGGCCGGTAAAACTTTCGGAGTTTCAAAATTAATAAGCAGGAACGAATTTTATGCAAAAGCTGGAACGCGCGCTGGCATCAATGCGGTGCGGAACGATCTCCTTCCGTCCGTTTGTTGTAACGCCTGCCGGAAAAATATTTCCGGTGGAAATTACCGGAACTTCCGGACGGTCTTACCTGCATTATCGGTGCCGCTATCCGGCGGGCTGGCAGGACGATTTTCATTTTCAAATTCAGGGCGATGAAATTACCTGCCGGCGCTATTTCCGTACGCCGGAAAAGTGTCAGCTGGCGGAGCTGGGCGTGGAGCTGAACGGCATTACATTCGGCGCCGCCGCCGCCGATGATTATTTCTACCATAACGAAAATCCGCGCATTTATCAGCGGATGACTTTTCCGGTGGATTACCGCCGTACGGCCGACGATGCCGGTAACAGCGAGTTTGATGCACAGGCAGGTAATCGCTGGGCGGATCCCGGTGTTGTCAGTGAACGCATCGGCCGGTCGCCTTATCAGCCTTTTCCGGCGATTCTGCTCAGCAACTATCAGCTTAAGCGTGGACTGGTGCATGGCACGTTAAGCCAGAAGGTATTTTATCATAACTATCTGGTGTCGCATGATAACGCGGCAATCAAGTTGGAAATTTTTTCCGGATGTAAAGCCGTTGCTTATCTGGATCTGCCCGCGGGTAAAATTCTGGTGGACGAATGGTATCTCGGACCGACCGAAAACGCCGACGACCTCGAGCAGTTTTTCGCCCGCTACACGGCAGAACTCCGCCGGCATCTGCCGCCGATGTACGGTGCCACCGCCATCAACCGCAATTCGCTGGTCTGGGGATCGTGGAACGATGGACTGTTCCGCGATATTTCGGAAGAGCAGCTGCTGCGCGAAGCGGAATTTCTGGGGCGCAACTATCCGACGGTTCAATGGCTTCAGGTTGATGACGGCTATGCCGCAGAGGCAACGCGCCTCGAGATCGCCCA contains the following coding sequences:
- a CDS encoding Gfo/Idh/MocA family oxidoreductase; its protein translation is LHTCCDLSDEALAECRNKFGVLHVSNDYKTVIHDPEVDAICIATTEKMRLPLIREAAAAGKPVYCEKPVARTLEEMFEIQIVVKQSGIPFCVGHNRRSSPAMQDAHRIFRSHMENPQPCRWRFDREGDERPPRADDGTAAMSVRINDDWYSWKSWVFDKEQAPHGPMLFEMTHFTDLCNWFLAAEPVEVMAMEQGMLNHGIIIRYKTGEIATLLMGANGTFGYPKELYEMFGNGAAVVVDHMLEVRTAGITNAPARIIYPMLNDHHPDIGQEGGLFGWLEKKAAACEDVIKTGDPMAQFTAEPDKGHAHAIDRFVEQIHGCGPVVCGIDDTVSATLVAFAAIRSAHENRPVKLSEFQN